Proteins encoded within one genomic window of Microbacterium soli:
- a CDS encoding TIGR03619 family F420-dependent LLM class oxidoreductase, whose translation MHIGISRPPTPPQGYPDVDGALVAQYAEQCGFESVFYGEHPIRPVSGPSFHVHNNGVPHFQDLMVMLARASALTSTITLGAGAFLIPEHHPIRLARELASLDLYSGGRIICGATTGWSRPEIEALGGNYDRRWAQTIESLGIMRRLWTEQTVEHSGEFYSFPPMQLYPGPAQPRGPKYLLGARLTDRSVERIARHADGWLAVLFTDENIAQAPELAREARQRLDDAAERIGRDPRELQITMILRGPQHDGDLTPRTFPNRDLLRRLEDAGADRALIALSTLRDESDIERVVSAVAESALPS comes from the coding sequence ATGCACATCGGAATCAGCCGTCCGCCGACACCGCCGCAGGGTTACCCCGACGTCGACGGGGCGCTCGTCGCCCAGTACGCCGAGCAGTGCGGGTTCGAGTCCGTGTTCTACGGTGAGCACCCGATCAGGCCCGTGTCGGGGCCCAGCTTCCACGTGCACAACAACGGTGTGCCCCACTTTCAAGACCTGATGGTCATGCTCGCGCGTGCGTCGGCGCTCACATCCACCATCACGCTCGGTGCCGGCGCCTTCCTCATTCCCGAGCATCACCCGATCCGCCTCGCCCGCGAGCTCGCATCGCTCGATCTGTACAGCGGCGGGCGGATCATCTGCGGCGCGACCACCGGATGGAGCCGGCCCGAGATCGAAGCGCTCGGCGGGAATTACGACCGGCGCTGGGCGCAGACGATCGAATCGCTCGGCATCATGCGCCGGCTGTGGACGGAGCAGACGGTCGAGCACTCCGGCGAGTTCTACTCGTTCCCGCCGATGCAGCTCTATCCAGGCCCCGCGCAGCCGCGCGGTCCGAAGTACCTGCTCGGCGCGCGGCTGACCGATCGCAGCGTCGAACGCATCGCGCGCCACGCCGACGGATGGCTGGCCGTGTTGTTCACAGACGAGAACATCGCCCAGGCGCCCGAACTGGCGCGCGAGGCCCGCCAACGGCTCGACGACGCCGCAGAACGGATCGGACGCGACCCGCGCGAACTGCAGATCACCATGATCCTGCGCGGCCCGCAGCACGACGGCGACCTGACACCGCGCACCTTCCCGAACCGCGATCTGCTCCGCCGGTTGGAAGACGCCGGGGCCGACCGCGCACTGATCGCCCTGTCGACCCTGCGCGACGAGAGCGATATCGAACGCGTGGTGTCGGCGGTCGCAGAGAGTGCCCTACCGTCATGA
- a CDS encoding O-acetyl-ADP-ribose deacetylase encodes MTTVTCLRGDITHQRVDAIVNAANRRMRGGGGVDGAIHRAGGPEVLADCIARFPHGLQTGEAGWTTAGRLPARWVIHTVGPDYGAGERDPALLESCYRRSLEVADELGARSVAFPLVSAGVYRWPRTDAVRIAVHTLLRTPTRVEEARIVAFNDEIEGAVRAELVQAREEPLTAFADGDPTPPGRAISGGSGVRSPEPPDRSA; translated from the coding sequence ATGACGACAGTGACCTGCCTGCGGGGAGACATCACGCATCAGCGCGTCGACGCCATCGTCAACGCCGCGAATCGCCGAATGCGCGGTGGTGGCGGCGTCGATGGCGCGATCCATCGCGCGGGCGGGCCGGAAGTGCTCGCGGACTGCATCGCGCGCTTCCCGCACGGCCTGCAGACCGGGGAGGCGGGGTGGACCACGGCGGGCCGACTGCCGGCGAGGTGGGTGATCCACACCGTCGGACCGGACTACGGTGCCGGCGAGCGGGATCCCGCCCTGCTGGAGTCCTGCTATCGGCGGTCGCTGGAGGTCGCCGACGAGCTGGGCGCGCGCAGCGTGGCGTTCCCGCTGGTGAGCGCCGGCGTGTACCGGTGGCCACGGACGGATGCCGTGCGGATCGCCGTGCACACGCTGCTGCGCACGCCCACACGCGTCGAGGAGGCGCGCATCGTCGCCTTCAACGACGAGATCGAGGGGGCCGTGCGCGCCGAACTCGTGCAGGCGCGTGAGGAGCCTCTGACGGCCTTCGCGGACGGGGATCCAACGCCGCCCGGACGGGCGATCAGCGGAGGGTCCGGTGTCCGTTCACCAGAGCCGCCGGACCGGAGCGCCTGA
- a CDS encoding HpcH/HpaI aldolase family protein, translating to MTDRSTLRPASGGGIRDAWNADRFAVGSFVFSPDPAHSEIIGLAGYDFVLIDTEHAPLGALELTQHVRAARVGGASPIGRVRQNDPAEIGRMLDTGVDGIVLPHVGLDADRTREALSAMRYAPVGTRPTCSAVRSADYGLSSFPEASAEANRDIIALGLVEDSIVLDRADDLLAEFAFDVVVPGPGDLATSLGVPGQLDHSLVLDAVDRIIAAARNAGSRVGMYVTNREQALRWAGAGVDLLIVSIDQRVLANAYRTLLTDIGA from the coding sequence ATGACTGATCGCTCAACATTGCGTCCCGCATCAGGTGGCGGTATCCGAGACGCCTGGAACGCTGACCGCTTCGCCGTCGGATCATTCGTCTTCTCGCCCGACCCCGCCCACAGCGAGATCATCGGCCTGGCAGGCTACGACTTCGTGCTCATCGATACCGAGCACGCGCCGCTCGGCGCCCTCGAGCTCACCCAGCACGTGCGGGCCGCACGCGTCGGTGGCGCTTCGCCGATCGGTCGCGTGCGGCAGAACGACCCTGCGGAGATCGGCCGCATGCTCGACACCGGCGTTGACGGCATCGTGCTGCCGCACGTGGGACTCGACGCCGACCGCACTCGCGAAGCACTGAGCGCCATGCGTTATGCGCCCGTCGGCACACGGCCGACCTGTTCTGCCGTGCGTTCGGCCGACTACGGTCTCTCGTCGTTCCCCGAAGCATCCGCCGAAGCGAATCGCGACATCATCGCCTTGGGACTGGTCGAAGACAGCATCGTGCTCGACCGAGCTGATGACCTGCTCGCCGAGTTCGCGTTCGACGTCGTCGTGCCCGGCCCTGGTGACCTCGCCACGTCTTTGGGCGTGCCTGGGCAGCTCGACCACTCGTTGGTGCTCGACGCGGTGGACCGCATCATCGCAGCCGCCCGTAACGCGGGCTCGCGCGTCGGCATGTACGTCACCAATCGCGAGCAGGCCCTGCGCTGGGCCGGGGCCGGCGTCGACCTGCTCATCGTCTCAATCGACCAACGGGTGCTCGCCAACGCGTACCGCACCCTCCTCACCGACATCGGCGCCTGA
- a CDS encoding Lrp/AsnC family transcriptional regulator has protein sequence MPAAHTTGVDTLDLRILAALTAQPDAPVKQIAAGLGIPASTCAFRLRSLRSRGVVTGPKVVIDAAALGATVQAVIRVRLANHNKSGVDALFDALVATQGVLQVFHIAGADDFLVHVAVPDATALRDIVLEQITVHEVVRATETQLVFERRDGAGVLPGT, from the coding sequence TTGCCTGCAGCGCACACCACCGGGGTGGACACGCTCGACCTGCGCATCCTCGCCGCGCTGACCGCGCAGCCGGACGCGCCCGTGAAGCAGATCGCGGCAGGGCTCGGCATCCCCGCCTCGACCTGTGCGTTCCGACTGCGGTCGCTGCGATCCCGGGGCGTGGTCACCGGGCCGAAGGTCGTGATCGATGCCGCTGCGCTGGGCGCCACCGTGCAGGCGGTGATCCGCGTGCGCTTGGCCAACCACAACAAGAGCGGCGTCGACGCGCTCTTCGATGCGCTCGTTGCCACGCAGGGGGTTCTGCAGGTCTTCCACATCGCCGGCGCCGACGACTTCCTCGTGCATGTCGCGGTGCCGGATGCCACGGCCCTGCGCGACATCGTGCTGGAGCAGATCACCGTGCATGAGGTGGTGCGCGCCACGGAGACGCAGCTGGTCTTCGAACGGCGCGACGGGGCGGGCGTGCTGCCGGGGACGTGA
- a CDS encoding pirin family protein — translation MSNQESNPIESVLGPGALCTDVEVLTPREVPLGGPRAMPVYRTLPQKQRSLVGSWCFLDHYGPDDVARTGGMEVPRHPHTGLATVSWLFTGQIDHLDSSGVAAAVRPGELNLMIAGRGITHQEISTADTTVLHGVQLWYALPDATRFSGHVFAHYAPDPVHLPGAVARVFIGSLLGSTSPVDTRTPDMLGAELVLEPDAEVLLDVRADFEHAALAESGTIWMNGAALQHRELGYTPTGADTLRIVAGDEGTRVILLGGVPLGERIVMWWNFVGRSHDEIVEFRRRYQAELGFDPADPRDADGPDLFGPYPDGQLPPLPAPPMPTVQLRPRE, via the coding sequence ATGAGCAATCAGGAGTCGAACCCGATCGAGAGCGTCCTCGGACCGGGCGCGCTGTGCACGGATGTCGAGGTGCTCACCCCGCGGGAGGTGCCGCTGGGCGGGCCGCGGGCCATGCCGGTGTACCGAACGCTGCCGCAGAAGCAGCGCTCCCTGGTCGGGTCCTGGTGCTTCCTCGACCATTACGGTCCCGACGACGTGGCCCGCACGGGCGGGATGGAGGTGCCCCGGCATCCGCACACCGGACTCGCGACGGTCTCCTGGCTGTTCACCGGCCAGATCGACCATCTCGACTCCAGCGGCGTCGCCGCCGCGGTGCGCCCCGGCGAGCTCAACCTCATGATCGCCGGACGCGGCATCACCCACCAGGAGATCAGCACCGCCGACACGACCGTGCTGCACGGCGTGCAGCTCTGGTACGCCCTGCCGGATGCCACCCGCTTCTCCGGGCACGTCTTCGCCCACTACGCACCGGACCCCGTGCACCTGCCCGGCGCCGTCGCCCGCGTCTTCATCGGCTCGCTGCTGGGGTCCACCTCTCCCGTCGACACGCGCACCCCCGACATGCTCGGCGCCGAACTCGTCCTCGAACCGGACGCCGAGGTGCTGCTCGACGTGCGCGCCGACTTCGAGCACGCCGCTCTTGCCGAGAGCGGCACGATTTGGATGAACGGCGCGGCGCTCCAGCATCGTGAGCTCGGCTACACGCCCACCGGCGCCGACACCCTGCGCATCGTCGCGGGCGACGAAGGCACCCGTGTGATCCTGCTCGGAGGGGTGCCGCTGGGGGAGCGCATCGTCATGTGGTGGAACTTCGTCGGCCGCAGCCATGATGAGATCGTCGAATTCCGCCGCCGCTATCAGGCCGAACTGGGATTCGACCCGGCCGACCCGCGGGACGCCGACGGGCCCGACCTGTTCGGACCGTATCCCGACGGCCAGCTGCCGCCGCTTCCGGCGCCGCCGATGCCGACCGTGCAGCTGCGCCCGCGGGAGTGA
- the msrA gene encoding peptide-methionine (S)-S-oxide reductase MsrA: MTSGSSDTGTITRRPGTETAVLAGGCFWGMEDLIRKQPGVLGTRVGYTGGENAHATYRNHPGHAEAIEVVYDPAKTTYRDVLAFFFQIHDPSTLNRQGNDIGTSYRSAIFPLDAEQERVARETIADVDASGLWPGPVVTTIEPAGPFWEAEPEHQDYLERYPYGYTCHFPRAGWVLPRRTATTA, from the coding sequence ATGACCAGTGGCAGCAGCGACACCGGAACCATCACCCGCCGACCCGGAACCGAGACGGCCGTCCTCGCCGGCGGATGCTTCTGGGGCATGGAGGATCTGATCCGCAAGCAGCCCGGCGTGCTCGGCACCCGCGTCGGCTACACCGGCGGCGAGAACGCGCACGCCACCTATCGGAACCATCCCGGCCACGCCGAGGCCATCGAGGTCGTCTACGACCCGGCGAAGACCACCTATCGCGACGTGCTCGCCTTCTTCTTCCAGATCCACGACCCGTCCACGCTGAACCGGCAGGGCAACGACATCGGCACGAGCTACCGCTCGGCGATCTTCCCCCTCGATGCCGAGCAGGAGCGGGTGGCGCGCGAGACCATCGCCGATGTCGATGCATCGGGACTGTGGCCGGGACCGGTCGTGACGACCATCGAGCCGGCCGGGCCGTTCTGGGAGGCCGAGCCGGAGCACCAGGACTACCTCGAGCGCTACCCGTATGGCTACACCTGCCACTTCCCGCGCGCTGGATGGGTGCTGCCGCGGAGGACCGCCACCACCGCCTGA
- a CDS encoding N-acyl homoserine lactonase family protein gives MSTASNSPSAVHACLLGHKWVDRNRLVHLDASGEQVQVAFLIWVLQYDAEVVLVDTGFSPEAAVEKHVVDYRDPCEQLARLGLSPSDVGTVIVSHLHWDHFHTPQRFPNARLFIQRSDIEYYLGRGQNHPLAVELGDRASLDELRALIAADRVTALDGDQVIRPGLRVERIAGHSPGMQMTVLDLDSGPLVLAGDASHLFVNLQTRTPTALLNDYDAYQRGFDRITAVSAGGRWLPGHDPLMLDELETIGGGIYRAHPRS, from the coding sequence ATGAGTACCGCCAGCAATTCACCATCTGCGGTCCATGCGTGCCTGCTCGGGCACAAATGGGTCGACCGCAACCGCCTTGTGCATCTCGACGCCTCCGGCGAGCAGGTACAGGTCGCGTTTCTCATCTGGGTGTTGCAGTACGACGCCGAGGTCGTGCTCGTCGACACCGGGTTCTCGCCTGAAGCCGCGGTGGAGAAACATGTCGTCGACTACCGCGACCCGTGCGAGCAGCTCGCGCGCCTCGGCCTATCGCCGAGCGACGTCGGCACTGTGATCGTCTCGCACCTGCATTGGGATCACTTCCACACACCGCAGCGCTTCCCGAACGCACGGCTGTTCATCCAACGCTCCGACATCGAGTACTACCTCGGGCGTGGGCAGAACCATCCCCTCGCCGTCGAGCTCGGAGACCGAGCGAGCCTCGACGAGTTGCGTGCGCTCATCGCAGCCGATCGGGTCACCGCGCTCGACGGTGACCAGGTCATTCGGCCGGGGTTGCGGGTGGAACGGATCGCCGGGCATTCCCCGGGCATGCAGATGACCGTGCTTGATCTCGACAGCGGGCCGCTCGTGCTCGCGGGCGATGCGAGCCACCTGTTCGTCAACCTGCAGACCCGTACGCCGACCGCGCTGCTCAACGATTACGACGCGTACCAACGGGGATTCGATCGCATCACGGCCGTATCAGCTGGTGGCCGCTGGCTGCCCGGCCATGACCCGCTCATGCTCGACGAGCTCGAAACCATCGGCGGTGGCATCTACCGAGCACATCCGCGCAGCTGA
- a CDS encoding carboxymuconolactone decarboxylase family protein has product MGLYLDKSAPDVWKAVTAFSAAVAKEVERSGLSAQEAELIKVRASQLNACAFCLDLHSREARAADIAQQKLDLLPAWRESGLYTERERAVLAVAEAATRLPLSEESKADLAGARSELGDAAFAAAEWVALTINTFNRISILSEHPVRPRGADGKVLS; this is encoded by the coding sequence ATGGGTCTGTACCTGGACAAGTCCGCGCCCGACGTCTGGAAGGCCGTGACCGCATTCTCGGCCGCGGTCGCGAAGGAGGTCGAGCGCAGTGGGCTGTCGGCGCAGGAGGCGGAGCTCATCAAGGTGCGCGCCTCGCAGTTGAACGCCTGCGCGTTCTGCTTGGACCTGCACTCCCGAGAGGCACGGGCCGCGGACATCGCCCAGCAGAAGCTGGATCTGCTGCCGGCATGGCGGGAGAGCGGGCTGTACACCGAGCGGGAGAGGGCCGTGCTGGCGGTCGCGGAGGCGGCGACGCGACTGCCGCTGAGCGAGGAGTCGAAAGCCGACCTGGCCGGTGCCCGATCCGAGCTCGGCGACGCGGCGTTCGCGGCCGCCGAGTGGGTGGCGCTGACCATCAACACGTTCAACCGGATCTCGATCCTCAGTGAGCACCCCGTGCGTCCGCGCGGGGCCGACGGAAAGGTGCTGTCATGA
- a CDS encoding GNAT family N-acetyltransferase — MTEERFIVRHAPDQSRYVLLDRGEDGTGATEIGEESYVDVGDERVLHHTGVSEEYGGQGLASRLVLAAVEDTVASGRSIVPVCPYVVAWLPKHPEFDAHVVRHRPEHIAAIKAQQS; from the coding sequence ATGACCGAAGAGCGTTTCATCGTGCGGCATGCCCCCGATCAGTCCCGATACGTGCTGCTCGATCGCGGAGAGGACGGCACCGGGGCGACCGAGATCGGCGAGGAATCGTACGTGGATGTCGGGGACGAGCGCGTCCTGCACCACACCGGCGTCTCGGAGGAGTACGGCGGGCAGGGCCTGGCATCCCGGCTCGTGCTCGCCGCCGTGGAGGACACCGTCGCGTCGGGCAGGAGCATCGTGCCCGTGTGCCCGTACGTCGTGGCGTGGCTGCCGAAGCATCCGGAGTTCGACGCGCACGTCGTCCGGCACCGTCCGGAGCACATCGCCGCCATCAAGGCGCAGCAGAGCTGA
- a CDS encoding NAD-dependent epimerase/dehydratase family protein: MQEISDKRFVITGGSGLIGTRVAQTLLERGAAHVTLLDNLSLSALTHLDDLISDDRVTFVQADILDRESLTEAFDGADGVFAIAAFLVIPMSRDVRLGLNVNINGMMNVIEAARAASVGKVVFASSISVYGAAIDGLVSESSPFSSTDISPTFALYALSKLIGEQLGALYAASGGPEFSTVRFATVYGERQHERGLNALQIVKAYKAIQMGERPVIVGSGDDGHDFIYVGDAAEGMVRTMEVGRTGAAYNIATGRSLTTREAVEAVIRITGTDLRPRFVPDERGAAAPTLRESLHLDVSAAKTDLDWEAAVGIEEGIGMMISWLDRVE, translated from the coding sequence ATGCAAGAGATCTCCGACAAGCGCTTCGTCATCACCGGCGGGTCCGGCCTCATCGGAACGAGGGTGGCCCAGACGCTGCTCGAGCGCGGTGCCGCCCACGTCACCCTGCTCGACAACCTGTCGCTCAGCGCCCTGACCCACCTCGACGATCTCATCAGCGACGACCGCGTGACCTTCGTGCAGGCCGACATCCTCGACCGAGAGTCGCTGACCGAGGCCTTCGACGGCGCCGACGGCGTATTCGCCATCGCGGCATTCCTCGTCATCCCGATGAGCCGAGACGTCCGACTTGGGCTGAACGTCAACATCAACGGCATGATGAACGTGATCGAGGCTGCCCGCGCCGCATCCGTGGGCAAGGTCGTCTTCGCTTCGTCGATCTCGGTCTACGGCGCCGCCATCGACGGGCTGGTATCGGAATCGAGCCCCTTCAGCTCCACAGACATCTCACCGACATTCGCGTTGTACGCGCTGTCGAAACTCATCGGCGAGCAGCTCGGTGCACTGTACGCCGCCAGCGGTGGTCCTGAGTTCTCCACCGTGCGATTCGCGACTGTCTACGGTGAGAGACAGCACGAGCGCGGGCTGAACGCCCTGCAGATCGTCAAGGCATACAAGGCGATCCAGATGGGTGAGCGGCCCGTCATCGTCGGCTCGGGCGACGACGGCCACGATTTCATCTACGTGGGTGATGCTGCGGAAGGTATGGTCCGCACCATGGAGGTCGGCCGCACCGGCGCCGCGTACAACATCGCCACCGGTCGCTCGCTGACTACCCGAGAAGCGGTCGAAGCCGTCATCCGCATCACCGGAACCGACCTGCGGCCGCGGTTCGTCCCGGACGAGCGCGGTGCGGCTGCGCCCACCCTGCGCGAATCGCTGCATCTCGACGTCTCCGCTGCCAAGACAGATCTCGATTGGGAGGCGGCCGTCGGCATCGAAGAGGGCATCGGCATGATGATCAGCTGGCTGGATCGCGTCGAATGA
- a CDS encoding TRAP transporter large permease produces MSTEIVIVLTILVFVALMAMRVPIALALLTGSTIGILILSGSATTQATLGALPYSATAKYALVVIPMYVLLGSLIANSGVGAGIYRVMNVLLRRLPGGLPATAVAATAMFSGISGSTAADVASFGRISIQEMSKFGYSRHYAAAVVAAAGTFAVLIPPSIILVVYGVLAEVSIAAMILGAVIPGAVSCFVLIAWVVLTNAVGPRAKMAARQPALVGAAGGIDADLASADVEPARADRTPTSEGWRSLRGADAMSVAYTVLLFGVVVGGLAFGIFTVTEAGAVGAFAALIIAIIARRNPGQSIGKLIGGSIRETAGATSMIFLLLIAGAVFTYFAALTSIPARIAEWVSTLPVEPLAVVGIMLLLLIPIGMFLDGLSTMLLFVPIAAPVVMELGFDGVWFGILAVKLIEIGLITPPVGLNVFIAAGIGKVRAERVFLSITPFVILDLVITAGFFIFPDLILWLPRIAGAL; encoded by the coding sequence ATGTCCACTGAGATCGTCATCGTCCTCACCATCCTGGTCTTCGTCGCGCTCATGGCGATGCGCGTCCCGATCGCGCTCGCGCTGCTGACCGGCAGCACCATCGGCATCCTCATCCTCAGCGGCAGCGCGACCACGCAGGCGACGCTGGGCGCACTGCCATACTCCGCTACTGCGAAGTACGCTCTCGTCGTCATACCCATGTACGTGCTGCTCGGCTCACTCATCGCCAACTCCGGCGTCGGGGCAGGCATTTACCGCGTCATGAACGTGCTGCTGCGCCGACTGCCCGGCGGGCTGCCGGCCACCGCAGTCGCCGCCACCGCGATGTTCAGCGGCATCTCGGGCTCGACCGCCGCCGACGTCGCCTCGTTCGGCCGAATTTCGATTCAGGAGATGTCGAAGTTCGGGTACTCGCGGCACTATGCGGCGGCCGTGGTGGCCGCCGCAGGCACCTTCGCGGTGCTCATCCCACCCAGCATCATCCTCGTCGTCTACGGCGTGCTCGCTGAGGTCAGCATCGCGGCCATGATCCTCGGGGCCGTCATTCCCGGCGCCGTCTCATGCTTCGTGCTCATCGCCTGGGTCGTGCTGACCAATGCCGTCGGGCCGCGGGCGAAGATGGCCGCACGACAGCCGGCGCTCGTCGGTGCAGCGGGCGGCATCGACGCGGACCTGGCGTCGGCCGACGTCGAACCGGCGCGAGCCGACCGCACGCCGACCAGTGAAGGGTGGCGGTCGCTGCGAGGCGCTGACGCCATGTCCGTGGCGTATACGGTGTTGCTGTTCGGCGTCGTGGTCGGCGGCCTGGCCTTCGGCATCTTCACCGTCACCGAGGCCGGCGCTGTCGGAGCCTTCGCAGCGCTGATCATCGCGATCATCGCACGACGCAATCCCGGGCAGTCCATCGGAAAGCTCATCGGCGGATCGATCCGCGAGACCGCCGGTGCGACCTCGATGATCTTCCTCTTGCTGATCGCCGGGGCCGTGTTCACCTACTTCGCTGCGCTCACGAGCATTCCGGCCCGCATCGCGGAGTGGGTCTCGACCCTGCCCGTCGAACCACTCGCGGTTGTCGGGATCATGCTGCTGCTGCTCATCCCGATCGGCATGTTCCTCGACGGGCTGTCGACGATGCTGCTGTTCGTGCCGATCGCGGCACCCGTGGTCATGGAACTCGGATTCGACGGCGTCTGGTTCGGTATCCTCGCCGTCAAGCTCATCGAGATCGGGCTCATCACGCCGCCGGTCGGCCTGAACGTGTTCATCGCCGCTGGCATCGGCAAGGTCCGTGCCGAGCGCGTGTTCTTGTCGATCACACCGTTCGTGATCCTCGATCTCGTCATCACAGCGGGGTTCTTCATCTTTCCCGACCTCATCCTCTGGCTGCCGCGCATCGCCGGCGCTCTGTGA
- a CDS encoding TRAP transporter small permease, whose translation MRFDKLLAGFDSAVRGTSVGLTALAGVATIAMMALTVIDVTMRQLVGTSLRGAIELGEVLLVFAVFAGMVTAEVMKLHIRTPLLVSRLPARLGGTLTIVGLVVALVVLGWMIYATALTGIQSALAGEYRYGLLSVPVWPAKLIIPLGLAALFLALVNDALILCRDVQLGRKPDFDDDVDAGI comes from the coding sequence ATGCGGTTCGACAAGTTGCTGGCGGGTTTCGACAGCGCCGTCCGCGGCACGTCCGTCGGCCTGACGGCACTGGCCGGGGTGGCCACCATCGCGATGATGGCGCTGACCGTCATCGACGTCACCATGCGACAACTGGTCGGTACGAGCCTGCGCGGCGCCATCGAACTGGGCGAGGTGCTGTTGGTGTTCGCGGTGTTCGCGGGCATGGTGACCGCCGAGGTCATGAAGCTCCACATCCGCACCCCGCTGCTGGTGAGCCGACTGCCTGCCCGCCTGGGTGGCACACTCACCATCGTAGGACTCGTCGTCGCGTTGGTCGTTCTCGGCTGGATGATCTACGCGACCGCACTCACCGGCATCCAATCCGCACTCGCCGGCGAGTATCGGTACGGCCTGCTGTCGGTGCCGGTCTGGCCGGCGAAGCTCATCATTCCGCTCGGACTGGCCGCCCTCTTCCTGGCGTTGGTCAACGACGCCCTGATCCTGTGTCGCGACGTGCAGCTCGGTCGAAAGCCTGACTTCGACGATGACGTCGACGCCGGAATCTAG
- a CDS encoding flavin-containing monooxygenase yields the protein MTRTSREIAIIGGGAAGLVSAKSAIEAGHRVTIFEIGSQLGGIWIYNNDNGRSSAYRSLHINTAREATHFVDYGFRAAPTMFPSHEQVGAYLNDYADQFDLRRHVRFGAEVTAVVPVTSDDPAAPLRWHVTAGDGFTGWFDSVIVATGHLTEPSLPSLFDGFTGNLIHSHYYKEPWEYRGKKVLVVGSGNSAVDIAADLATVADTTHIAIRSPELITPKIFLGRPLSQVEGWFRKPWLPRDTYLLVRRLVTRLVHGRMETWGIQTPKGRTHPISQATLIQHIAYERVQVRRGVVAAAGDTVTFSDGAEDRYDAIIAATGYTLSFPFLDPRIVSLDAGGSLNLFGRGIPPRWPGLYFNGFFNTNGLSNPRMMEHQSRWFAAIESGELVLPTVGDMEAEVAATAQWLARRYPPGPRYAFELEPGPYLALLRREQRDSARRRAASRLSADRLTVNRGVEERLERNHPALQHADPSKPQQDPSTSKAATSPP from the coding sequence ATGACGAGGACATCACGTGAGATCGCGATCATCGGCGGTGGCGCTGCCGGGCTGGTCAGCGCCAAATCCGCAATCGAAGCCGGCCACCGCGTCACGATCTTCGAGATCGGCTCGCAGCTGGGTGGTATCTGGATCTACAACAACGACAACGGCCGCAGCTCGGCCTACCGCAGCCTGCATATCAACACGGCGCGTGAGGCGACGCACTTCGTCGACTACGGCTTCCGCGCCGCGCCGACCATGTTTCCGAGCCACGAGCAGGTGGGCGCCTACCTCAACGACTATGCGGACCAGTTCGACCTGCGTCGGCATGTGCGTTTCGGCGCCGAGGTGACCGCAGTCGTCCCCGTCACTTCAGATGATCCCGCCGCACCGCTGCGCTGGCATGTCACCGCGGGCGACGGCTTTACCGGCTGGTTCGACAGCGTTATCGTAGCGACGGGCCATCTCACAGAGCCGTCGTTGCCGAGCCTGTTCGACGGCTTTACCGGCAATCTCATCCATTCCCACTATTACAAGGAGCCATGGGAGTACCGCGGTAAGAAGGTGCTCGTGGTCGGCTCGGGCAACTCGGCGGTCGACATCGCCGCCGACCTCGCGACGGTCGCCGACACCACCCACATCGCGATCCGCTCGCCCGAACTGATCACCCCGAAGATCTTCCTCGGTCGTCCGCTGAGCCAGGTGGAGGGATGGTTCCGCAAGCCATGGCTGCCGCGCGACACCTACCTGCTCGTGCGCCGGCTGGTGACCCGACTCGTGCACGGGCGCATGGAGACGTGGGGCATCCAGACGCCCAAGGGCCGCACCCACCCGATCTCGCAGGCGACCCTGATCCAGCACATCGCCTACGAGCGGGTGCAGGTACGTCGGGGTGTGGTCGCCGCCGCCGGCGACACGGTGACATTCTCAGACGGAGCCGAAGATCGGTACGACGCCATCATCGCTGCCACCGGCTACACACTCTCGTTCCCATTCCTTGACCCGCGCATCGTGTCGCTTGACGCCGGCGGCAGCCTCAACCTGTTCGGCCGCGGCATCCCACCGCGTTGGCCGGGCCTGTACTTCAACGGCTTCTTCAACACCAACGGGCTGTCGAATCCGCGAATGATGGAGCATCAGTCGCGATGGTTCGCGGCGATCGAAAGCGGCGAGCTGGTGCTTCCGACCGTGGGTGACATGGAAGCCGAAGTCGCCGCGACCGCGCAGTGGCTTGCGCGTCGGTACCCGCCCGGCCCGCGCTACGCGTTCGAGCTCGAGCCGGGTCCGTACCTGGCGCTGCTGCGTCGAGAGCAGCGAGACAGTGCCCGGCGCCGTGCCGCGTCTCGCCTCAGTGCTGACCGCCTTACCGTCAATCGCGGCGTGGAGGAGCGTCTGGAACGCAACCATCCCGCTCTACAGCACGCCGATCCATCGAAGCCTCAGCAAGACCCGAGCACCTCAAAGGCCGCAACATCGCCACCGTGA